In Paenibacillus hexagrammi, the following are encoded in one genomic region:
- a CDS encoding thioredoxin domain-containing protein: MMSISVRYIKELRFPNHTLPVRFVVIGREEGCYRFQKHVELRKKVKIITYITDNHYEYAYELYKNNKADGILLLDHPRKKEIVQFLKDNGMKYNHNYFRLHSGNF; encoded by the coding sequence ATGATGAGTATATCGGTTCGATATATAAAGGAGCTGCGTTTTCCGAATCACACTCTTCCGGTTCGCTTCGTTGTCATTGGCAGAGAAGAAGGGTGCTACCGGTTTCAGAAGCATGTAGAACTAAGGAAAAAGGTGAAAATTATTACCTATATCACCGATAACCATTACGAATATGCTTATGAATTGTATAAGAACAATAAAGCAGATGGAATTTTACTCCTGGATCATCCCCGGAAAAAAGAAATAGTGCAATTTTTGAAAGACAACGGAATGAAATATAACCACAATTATTTCCGACTTCACAGTGGAAACTTTTGA
- a CDS encoding GGDEF domain-containing protein gives MQAIYNSSITDGLTRLYNRKYFYNRVTQHVQRHLPISVLFSDIDNFKKLNDTQGHQKGDEVLKQVAQILKDEVEEYGIAGRYGGEEMVVMVTDPGIKMDAFAERVRKRIESETIVTASIGYSKYKKGLSAEELIKQADEAMYKAKTTGKNKVVKYE, from the coding sequence ATGCAGGCGATCTACAATTCTTCCATCACTGACGGATTAACCCGGCTGTACAACCGCAAATATTTTTATAACCGGGTCACTCAACATGTACAGCGGCACCTGCCGATTTCCGTTTTATTCAGCGATATTGACAATTTCAAGAAACTGAACGATACGCAAGGGCATCAAAAAGGTGACGAAGTACTCAAGCAGGTGGCGCAGATCTTAAAGGATGAGGTGGAAGAATACGGCATCGCCGGACGGTACGGCGGAGAAGAGATGGTGGTCATGGTGACCGATCCCGGCATCAAGATGGATGCTTTCGCCGAACGCGTCCGCAAGCGGATCGAGAGCGAAACCATCGTTACGGCGAGCATCGGATACAGCAAGTACAAGAAGGGGCTTAGTGCCGAAGAGCTGATCAAGCAGGCGGATGAAGCCATGTACAAGGCGAAAACCACCGGTAAAAACAAAGTCGTCAAATATGAATAG
- a CDS encoding glycosyltransferase: MGIDFSVVIPSHNRIEELILTLTSFELQTYDHSRFEVVVINDGSTDHTDQLLKNYRPSYPFIYKTIRSTRGRCHARNVGIELARGTYIIFCDLDFLVTPDFVETHAKYH; the protein is encoded by the coding sequence ATGGGTATTGATTTTTCCGTGGTCATTCCAAGTCATAACCGAATCGAAGAATTAATTCTCACTTTAACTAGCTTCGAGCTCCAAACCTATGATCATAGCCGATTTGAAGTTGTCGTCATTAACGATGGATCTACCGATCACACCGATCAACTGTTAAAGAATTACCGCCCGTCCTATCCTTTTATTTATAAAACCATCCGCAGCACAAGAGGTCGATGCCATGCCCGTAATGTTGGTATTGAACTAGCCCGCGGAACCTATATCATCTTTTGTGATCTTGATTTCTTGGTCACCCCCGACTTTGTAGAAACGCATGCCAAATACCATTAA
- a CDS encoding glycosyltransferase family 2 protein — protein MKVSVITAVFNGEAYIQEAIDSILGQTYTDLEYIIVNDGSTDKTREILDRIQDPRVKVIHLPENQGAARCMNLAASHATGEWIAVQDADDISLPRRLELQVEHIRKNPKLVLVGSKIDCISGDEGGN, from the coding sequence ATGAAGGTATCGGTCATTACAGCGGTATTCAATGGAGAAGCTTATATTCAAGAAGCAATTGATAGCATTCTAGGTCAGACTTACACCGATTTGGAATATATCATCGTGAATGATGGATCAACGGATAAGACGAGGGAAATCCTCGATCGAATTCAAGACCCAAGAGTTAAAGTCATTCATCTACCCGAAAATCAAGGCGCAGCACGTTGCATGAATCTGGCTGCTTCACATGCTACAGGGGAGTGGATAGCCGTACAGGATGCAGATGATATCAGCTTGCCTCGGCGTTTGGAGCTTCAAGTTGAACATATTCGAAAGAATCCGAAGCTGGTACTAGTAGGATCGAAGATTGATTGCATTTCGGGGGACGAAGGGGGAAATTAA